In a single window of the Larimichthys crocea isolate SSNF chromosome XVII, L_crocea_2.0, whole genome shotgun sequence genome:
- the atpaf1 gene encoding ATP synthase mitochondrial F1 complex assembly factor 1, whose translation MSEGSDGKMAAAVVQMCCRYRGLLAVRASGIRPLIPGLLPAHFRAFSVRKEPELEENPYYNKYQDKIQKLRSTKPQEYKTRLEKRHEAKNEVLGHSKQAEFVRLMEQELEKRDQMAADGASGGFTKNKTLGSILNMELIKDKTGEEISELWMKYYSNKDTVSAAIPAPIYELIFNRSQSCQMFLYALPQKEGYEFFLGQWSRHELHFTSLINVQTMGENAPSQLILYHYPELKEDKGVVLMTAEMDPKFITVHQAQCLANQVQLFYGTQRQETYRLVEAFNHHPAEFKHMSVIAELEQSGLGAAVTPGGSQGN comes from the exons ATGTCGGAGGGGAGCGACGGTAAGATGGCAGCGGCCGTGGTGCAGATGTGCTGCCGGTACCGCGGCCTGTTGGCGGTCAGAGCCTCCGGCATCAGGCCGCTGATCCCCGGGCTGCTGCCGGCACACTTCCGAGCCTTCTCGGTGCGGAAAGAGCCGGAGCTGGAGGAGAACCCGTACTACAACAAATACCAGGACAAGATCCAGAAGCTGCGCAG CACCAAACCACAGGAGTACAAAACCCGACTGGAGAAGCGGCACGAGGCCAAGAATGAAGTGCTCGGACACTCGAAGCAGGCGGAGTTCGTCAGGCTCATGGAGCAGGAG TTGGAGAAAAGGGACCAGATGGCTGCTGACGGAGCATCGGGGGGTTTCACAAAGAACAAG ACGCTGGGCTCCATCCTCAACATGGAGCTGATCAAGGACAAGACGGGGGAGGAGATCTCAGAG cTTTGGATGAAATATTATTCGAACAAGGACACAGTCAGCGCCGCCATCCCG GCTCCGATCTACGAGTTGATTTTCAACAGATCGCAGTCCTGCCAGATG ttCCTCTACGCTTTGCCTCAGAAGGAGGGTTATGAGTTCTTCCTGGGTCAGTGGTCCAGACACGAGCTCCACTTCACCTCCCTCATCAACGTCCAG acGATGGGCGAGAACGCTCCCAGTCAGCTGATCCTTTACCACTACCCAGAGCTGAAGGAGGACAAGGGCGTGGTCCTCATGACTGCAGAGATGGACCCCAAGTTCATA ACCGTCCACCAGGCTCAGTGTTTGGCCAATCAGGTTCAGCTGTTCTACGGCACGCAGAGGCAGGAGACGTACCGATTGGTCGAGGCATTTAACCACCACCCTGCAGAGTTCAAACACATGTCAGTGATAGCCGAGCTGGAACAGAGCGGCTTGGGGGCGGCCGTCACCCCCGGAGGATCGCAAGGGAACTAA